The following proteins are co-located in the Rattus norvegicus strain BN/NHsdMcwi chromosome X, GRCr8, whole genome shotgun sequence genome:
- the Cldn34b4 gene encoding claudin-34-like, with the protein MLIKKRYNSQMGGFALTTLAWIICCISIGLPQWRVWHFQDPEVFKPTTAFVGMWRVCTFQHNDNFSNIRICHRYNYHDTFIPLDIRVTQQLLLVASFLGLVGKATTIISLWNVCGGRVRTNTTYNPFGLSGILNIIASSFLCLAVLFNYISIILQEGIVFPPSFNVPSQPDTQEIGSAMALAIIAAVFFLLSGTILLTSTFPREKPMHSKY; encoded by the coding sequence ATGTTGATCAAAAAACGATACAATAGCCAAATGGGAGGCTTTGCTTTGACCACATTGGCTTGGATAATTTGCTGTATCTCCATAGGCTTACCTCAGTGGCGAGTGTGGCACTTCCAAGACCCTGAGGTCTTTAAGCCTACTACAGCATTTGTTGGCATGTGGAGAGTCTGTACTTTCCAGCATAATGACAACTTTAGCAACATCAGAATATGTCACCGATACAACTACCATGATACCTTCATTCCTTTGGATATCCGAGTGACCCAACAATTGCTACTGGTTGCTAGTTTTCTTGGACTGGTTGGGAAAGCCACCACCATTATTTCCCTTTGGAATGTGTGCGGAGGAAGAGTACGTACAAATACCACTTACAATCCATTTGGTCTATCTGGAATTCTGAACATCATTGCTAGCAGTTTTCTTTGCCTTGCCGTATTGTTTAACTATATATCCATCATACTACAGGAGGGAATAGTATTCCCACCATCTTTTAATGTGCCTTCCCAGCCAGACACACAGGAAATTGGAAGTGCCATGGCCTTGGCAATTATAGCTgcagttttctttctattaagTGGTACAATTTTGCTTACTTCAACTTTTCCTAGAGAAAAGCCAATGCATTctaaatattaa